The Gemmatimonadaceae bacterium genome includes a window with the following:
- a CDS encoding DUF3417 domain-containing protein, which produces MSPRRLEALATDPHFLERYDAVMRWFAAETSFEHTWFSRVHPELRPKTIAYFCAEFGFHSSVPVNAGGKDHSRPTRRPIFCSMGACSVGGWKNLMRPRLGFTFPE; this is translated from the coding sequence ATCAGTCCGCGGCGTCTGGAGGCGCTCGCCACGGATCCACACTTTCTCGAGCGGTACGACGCGGTCATGCGGTGGTTCGCCGCCGAGACGTCGTTCGAGCACACCTGGTTCAGCCGCGTGCATCCCGAGTTAAGGCCGAAGACTATTGCTTACTTCTGCGCGGAGTTCGGCTTTCACAGCTCCGTGCCGGTGAACGCCGGCGGGAAGGACCATTCCCGGCCGACGAGGAGGCCGATCTTCTGTTCCATGGGTGCGTGCTCCGTGGGTGGCTGGAAGAACTTAATGCGCCCGCGGCTGGGGTTTACCTTTCCGGAGTAG
- a CDS encoding DUF3024 domain-containing protein: MPYDPQRAAGARGKLSELQQIQVERLLAAICKPHPDPKVNAMVRKGYRVEGAAVVLFESRPAFLAPHDWQDLDVAKFRFNKSRGIWQLFCQFRDLRWRAYEPLPESPDLSELLAEVEKDPTGIFWG; this comes from the coding sequence ATGCCTTACGATCCTCAGCGTGCCGCCGGAGCGAGAGGAAAGCTCTCGGAGCTGCAGCAGATTCAGGTCGAGCGGTTGCTCGCAGCGATCTGTAAGCCTCATCCCGATCCGAAGGTCAACGCGATGGTTCGCAAAGGCTATCGCGTCGAGGGCGCAGCGGTTGTTCTCTTTGAGAGTCGTCCCGCCTTTCTCGCTCCGCACGACTGGCAGGACTTGGACGTGGCGAAGTTTCGGTTCAACAAGTCTCGTGGAATCTGGCAGTTGTTCTGTCAGTTTCGCGATTTGCGCTGGCGTGCGTACGAGCCGTTGCCGGAATCACCTGATCTAAGCGAGCTTCTCGCAGAGGTCGAGAAGGATCCGACCGGCATCTTTTGGGGGTGA
- a CDS encoding type II toxin-antitoxin system HicB family antitoxin, with protein sequence MATLEYKGYVARIETDEDSESFHGRVLNISDVVNFKGRSMAELKREFAKSMEEYFSFCREEGDEPEQPFSGKFVLRIDPAVHRAIAQAADRDGLSINKWAQAALAKASISRRSMDRMDRSMGNFAKGHVGAPVKPVPRLDRSARKTRP encoded by the coding sequence ATGGCTACACTCGAATACAAAGGGTACGTCGCTCGAATCGAGACGGACGAAGACAGCGAGAGCTTTCACGGTCGAGTGCTCAACATCTCCGACGTTGTGAACTTCAAGGGCCGCTCGATGGCCGAGCTGAAGCGCGAATTCGCGAAGTCAATGGAGGAGTATTTCTCCTTTTGCCGCGAGGAAGGGGATGAACCTGAACAACCCTTTTCCGGGAAGTTTGTGCTTCGTATTGACCCTGCCGTGCATCGAGCAATCGCCCAGGCCGCCGACCGTGACGGCCTCAGCATTAACAAATGGGCGCAGGCAGCTCTCGCCAAAGCCTCCATCTCTCGGCGATCGATGGATAGGATGGATCGGTCAATGGGTAACTTTGCCAAGGGTCACGTCGGCGCACCGGTGAAGCCTGTGCCTCGGCTCGATCGCAGCGCCAGAAAGACGCGTCCATAA
- a CDS encoding type II toxin-antitoxin system HicA family toxin translates to MNKKQRATLETVFKNPVPQNIRWTDVESLIRALGGTVREREGSRVALKINGVHAVFHRPHAKRDTDKNTVRDLRDFLERAGLKS, encoded by the coding sequence GTGAACAAGAAACAGCGCGCAACACTCGAGACGGTCTTCAAGAACCCGGTACCGCAGAACATCCGCTGGACGGACGTAGAATCACTGATTCGCGCGTTGGGCGGGACAGTTCGGGAGCGAGAGGGCTCACGCGTAGCACTGAAGATCAATGGAGTCCACGCCGTGTTTCACAGGCCGCACGCGAAGCGCGATACAGACAAAAACACGGTTAGAGATTTGAGGGACTTTCTGGAAAGGGCTGGTTTGAAGTCTTGA
- a CDS encoding alkaline phosphatase family protein, which produces MSDSEIHSDTFRHGSGWSRAIRTTRKLDRVVVALLEGIRAETVQSLHLSNLRSLLSRGAQAPFTLPDSHGMTSLVLSSLLTGFASDDQPLLGDGLYIPEGSSRVRSVPRLLHDEGLSTAVYMADPATAAGAMSASLKRDLRLDKTHITSIYSAQILSEALRVITSRAAGLTLLHFPEPALAGRRAGWDSQQYADAAHRLDETVGFLSLLVAAKKDPGSLFVVVLYGGAECANRSEGYRADLASNEGEVVLVGPGVHATRLQQAQLCDLASTIVWALGLPVPSSYEGRVVTEAFATTTERALGFPPATHPAFASV; this is translated from the coding sequence ATGAGCGACAGCGAAATACACTCCGATACTTTTAGGCACGGCAGCGGCTGGTCCCGCGCGATACGGACGACTCGCAAGCTCGATCGCGTCGTCGTTGCCCTGCTCGAAGGGATTCGCGCGGAAACCGTTCAATCGCTCCACCTGAGCAATCTCCGGAGCCTGCTCAGCCGCGGAGCGCAGGCGCCTTTCACGCTCCCGGACTCGCATGGCATGACCAGCCTCGTTCTCAGCTCTTTGCTCACCGGGTTTGCATCAGACGATCAACCTCTGCTCGGCGATGGTCTGTACATCCCCGAGGGTTCTTCGCGCGTACGCTCGGTACCCAGGCTTCTTCACGATGAAGGTTTGTCCACCGCGGTTTACATGGCCGATCCGGCAACTGCAGCGGGGGCGATGAGTGCGTCCCTCAAAAGAGATCTCCGCCTCGACAAGACACACATCACCAGTATCTACTCGGCCCAGATTCTGAGCGAGGCGCTACGTGTGATCACTTCACGCGCGGCCGGCCTGACGCTGCTGCATTTCCCAGAGCCCGCCCTGGCAGGCCGTCGGGCTGGCTGGGATTCGCAACAATACGCGGACGCAGCGCACCGGCTGGATGAGACGGTCGGTTTCCTGTCGCTGCTCGTAGCCGCGAAGAAGGATCCGGGCTCGCTGTTCGTCGTCGTTCTCTACGGCGGTGCGGAATGCGCGAACCGTTCCGAGGGCTACAGGGCCGATCTGGCGAGCAACGAGGGAGAGGTAGTGCTTGTCGGCCCCGGCGTCCATGCGACGCGGCTTCAGCAAGCGCAGCTATGCGACCTCGCCTCGACGATCGTGTGGGCGCTCGGCCTGCCGGTACCGTCGAGCTACGAGGGGCGGGTCGTGACCGAAGCATTCGCGACGACCACTGAGCGCGCGCTCGGCTTTCCCCCGGCGACCCACCCGGCTTTCGCGTCGGTGTAA
- a CDS encoding metalloregulator ArsR/SmtB family transcription factor: MPRRAAASDVFLAVADPTRRSILDRLRRGDAHVNELVSGFRVSRPAISRHLRVLRKARLVRERREGRQRIYQLEPDRIEHVARWAEEYRQFWQQGLTNLKRHLEKEVEDESK, encoded by the coding sequence ATGCCACGCCGAGCCGCAGCATCCGACGTATTTCTCGCAGTTGCCGATCCAACGCGACGGTCGATCCTCGATCGGCTTCGGCGCGGTGATGCGCATGTGAACGAGCTCGTCTCCGGATTTCGTGTGAGCCGTCCGGCAATCTCGCGGCACCTGCGCGTGCTGCGCAAAGCGCGTCTGGTCCGCGAGAGAAGGGAAGGGCGTCAGCGCATCTATCAGCTCGAGCCGGATCGGATCGAGCACGTTGCGCGCTGGGCGGAAGAGTATCGGCAGTTCTGGCAGCAGGGCCTCACCAACCTCAAACGCCATCTCGAGAAAGAGGTGGAGGACGAATCGAAATGA
- a CDS encoding SRPBCC domain-containing protein: MTAVNTETSKAGAISVSADPKQGIVRGTADINASPGRVFRALTTEEMAEWWGHEGVYRTHDYEIDLRPGGKWGCKATGADGSPMSVGGEYITVDPPRVLEYTWKPSWDNFAESRVRIEITPMGAGSRLSILHAGFEGREPMTKSHSEGWTQVFGWLAEYLAGK, encoded by the coding sequence ATGACAGCAGTCAACACCGAAACATCGAAGGCCGGCGCGATCTCCGTCTCCGCCGACCCGAAGCAGGGAATCGTCCGCGGAACGGCTGACATCAACGCGTCGCCCGGGCGGGTTTTTCGCGCGCTAACGACGGAAGAGATGGCCGAGTGGTGGGGGCATGAGGGCGTGTACCGCACGCACGATTACGAGATCGATCTGCGTCCGGGAGGCAAGTGGGGCTGCAAGGCAACCGGGGCGGACGGCTCACCGATGAGCGTGGGGGGCGAGTACATCACGGTGGATCCGCCGCGTGTCCTCGAGTACACGTGGAAGCCGAGCTGGGACAATTTCGCGGAGAGTCGCGTTCGGATCGAGATCACGCCAATGGGCGCGGGCTCGCGGTTGAGCATTCTGCACGCGGGGTTCGAGGGTCGCGAGCCAATGACCAAGAGTCACTCCGAGGGCTGGACGCAGGTGTTCGGCTGGTTGGCCGAGTATCTCGCGGGGAAATAG
- a CDS encoding O-methyltransferase, whose amino-acid sequence MDLEQWSAVDSYLNELLVRSDEALDQALARSADAGLPAISVSPTQGKFLMMLARVQGARRILEVGTLGGYSTIWFARALPADGRIITIESEPKHAEVARENIEAAGFGETVDVRLGKALDVLPDIAAENVGPFDFTFIDADKPNIPEYFDWALRLSRSGSIIIVDNVIREGAVINADSEDASVQGVRRLNDYLALESSVTATTLQTVGSKGYDGFTIALVD is encoded by the coding sequence GTGGACCTCGAGCAGTGGAGCGCCGTTGACTCATACTTGAACGAGCTGCTCGTTCGGTCCGACGAAGCACTCGATCAGGCGCTTGCCCGGAGCGCCGACGCCGGGTTGCCGGCCATCAGCGTTTCGCCAACTCAGGGGAAATTCCTGATGATGCTCGCGCGCGTCCAGGGCGCGCGCAGGATCCTCGAAGTCGGCACGCTCGGCGGATACAGCACCATCTGGTTCGCTCGAGCGCTTCCCGCCGATGGCCGGATCATCACGATCGAATCCGAGCCGAAGCACGCCGAGGTTGCGAGAGAGAATATCGAGGCGGCGGGGTTTGGCGAGACGGTCGACGTCCGGCTTGGAAAGGCACTGGATGTGCTGCCTGATATTGCGGCGGAGAACGTGGGACCATTCGACTTCACTTTCATCGATGCGGACAAGCCGAACATTCCCGAGTACTTCGACTGGGCGCTGCGTCTGTCGCGCTCAGGGAGCATCATCATCGTGGACAACGTCATCAGGGAAGGCGCGGTGATCAACGCCGACAGCGAGGATGCGAGCGTGCAGGGTGTTCGTCGTCTCAACGATTACCTCGCGCTGGAGTCGAGCGTGACCGCAACCACTCTTCAGACTGTCGGGAGCAAAGGCTACGACGGATTCACCATCGCGCTCGTCGATTGA
- a CDS encoding bifunctional homocysteine S-methyltransferase/methylenetetrahydrofolate reductase produces the protein MTDRSQLLQRLLDPQQVVVFDGATGTMLYAKGVFINQCYDELNLRAPDLVREVHRAYVRAGAEIIETNTFGASRTKLTPYGLESQVHEINRAAASIAREEAGENVLVAGAVGPLGIRLEPYGPTSLEEARKIFVEQITGLKEGGADVFLLETFADIQEIEQALLAAREVDSSIPVIAQMTITADCRTPYGVSVEDIARTLDALGADVIGLNCSVGPQLILEAIEKMVKVTRKKLSAQPNAGMPREVSGRSMYMASPEYMATYAHHLVQAGAKIVGGCCGTTPEHIAAIVEGIRPLSPRQARVPTRERRKNEPSLPPEDKGVEPVPLAERSRWGGKIARGEFVTSVEIVPPRGVDASKMIRDTQALKAAGVDAVNVPDGPRAQSRMGALLTALLIEQRVGIETVIHYCCRDRNLLGMLSDLLGASAIGLRNMLLITGDPPKMGPYPNATAVFDIDAIGLTNLVNKLNHGLDPGGNAIGAPTCFTIGVGVNPGAIDVAHELKRFAWKVDAGAEFAITQPVFDVEQLERFLASIDGFRIPIVAGIWPLLSLRNAEFMANEVPGVVVPDHIIERMRRASAKSKEHGVQEGIAIGREMLERVRPSVQGVQVSAPFGKVELALEVFRDTLAGVPS, from the coding sequence ATGACGGACCGGAGTCAGCTCCTCCAGCGCCTGCTCGATCCGCAGCAGGTAGTCGTATTCGACGGCGCGACTGGAACGATGCTCTACGCGAAGGGCGTGTTCATCAACCAGTGCTACGACGAGCTCAACCTTCGAGCGCCCGACCTCGTCCGCGAAGTGCACCGCGCATACGTGCGCGCCGGCGCGGAGATAATCGAGACCAATACGTTCGGCGCGAGCCGCACCAAGCTCACTCCGTACGGACTCGAATCGCAGGTGCACGAGATCAATCGCGCCGCAGCCTCGATCGCACGGGAGGAAGCCGGCGAGAACGTCCTTGTCGCCGGTGCCGTTGGCCCACTTGGAATTCGTCTCGAGCCATACGGCCCGACTTCGCTAGAGGAAGCCCGGAAAATCTTCGTCGAACAGATCACGGGACTGAAGGAAGGCGGCGCGGACGTTTTTCTCCTCGAGACATTCGCCGACATCCAGGAGATCGAGCAGGCACTCCTCGCCGCGCGCGAAGTCGATTCATCGATACCCGTCATTGCGCAGATGACGATCACCGCCGACTGTCGCACCCCTTACGGCGTCTCGGTCGAAGACATCGCGCGCACCCTCGACGCACTCGGCGCGGATGTCATCGGACTCAACTGCTCGGTTGGCCCTCAGCTCATTCTCGAGGCAATCGAGAAAATGGTTAAGGTCACGCGGAAGAAGCTCTCCGCGCAGCCGAACGCAGGAATGCCGCGCGAAGTGAGCGGGCGCAGCATGTACATGGCGAGCCCGGAGTACATGGCGACTTACGCGCATCATCTCGTGCAGGCGGGCGCGAAGATCGTCGGCGGCTGCTGCGGGACGACACCCGAGCACATCGCGGCAATCGTCGAAGGGATTCGTCCGCTCTCACCCCGCCAGGCACGCGTTCCGACACGCGAGCGGCGCAAGAACGAGCCGTCGCTTCCTCCCGAAGACAAGGGCGTGGAGCCGGTACCGCTTGCCGAACGCTCCAGGTGGGGCGGCAAGATCGCGCGCGGCGAGTTCGTGACGTCCGTTGAAATCGTTCCGCCGCGCGGAGTCGATGCATCGAAGATGATCCGCGACACTCAGGCGTTGAAAGCCGCGGGCGTGGACGCCGTCAACGTCCCCGACGGTCCGCGCGCGCAGAGTCGCATGGGCGCGCTGCTCACCGCTCTGCTCATCGAGCAGCGGGTGGGAATCGAAACGGTCATCCACTATTGCTGCCGCGACCGCAACCTCCTCGGCATGCTCAGCGACCTGCTCGGAGCCTCAGCGATCGGACTGCGCAACATGCTGTTGATCACGGGCGATCCGCCGAAGATGGGACCATATCCCAATGCGACTGCTGTGTTTGACATCGACGCGATTGGCTTGACGAATCTCGTCAACAAGCTCAACCACGGCCTCGATCCCGGCGGCAACGCGATCGGAGCGCCAACGTGTTTCACGATTGGAGTCGGCGTGAATCCCGGGGCGATTGACGTCGCACACGAGCTCAAGCGCTTCGCATGGAAGGTTGACGCAGGGGCCGAGTTTGCGATAACGCAGCCGGTGTTCGACGTGGAGCAGCTGGAGCGGTTCCTGGCGAGCATCGATGGATTCCGGATTCCCATCGTTGCAGGCATCTGGCCACTTCTATCTCTGCGCAACGCGGAGTTCATGGCGAACGAAGTGCCGGGCGTCGTCGTGCCGGATCACATCATCGAGCGTATGCGCCGTGCGTCGGCCAAGTCGAAGGAGCACGGAGTTCAGGAAGGGATCGCAATAGGACGGGAGATGCTCGAGAGAGTTCGACCGTCCGTGCAGGGCGTTCAGGTGTCGGCGCCTTTTGGAAAAGTGGAGCTGGCGCTCGAGGTGTTCAGGGACACTCTCGCCGGCGTGCCGAGCTGA
- a CDS encoding TMEM175 family protein gives MIPTIPARETEITRVEAFSDGMLAFAATLLVVSLDPPRSYDELITNLFGFIPFGLSFIALFYIWVAHTILFRRYPLKDKPSIFINGILLFTVLFYVQPLRFLATSFVSLFTRRAGSAVTSWDQLANLFIIYAVGWILIFLLFAWLYQRANATRDSLRLTPLEAYDAVTWSRHYLGFVAAGVVSILIALSGVGLQFGLPGISYATIGLFVWYNQRTRGPGRVALAETIAAHPQLADTQGISRAAVRELLK, from the coding sequence TTGATACCTACAATCCCCGCCCGCGAGACTGAGATCACCCGCGTCGAGGCGTTCAGCGATGGGATGCTCGCGTTTGCCGCCACTCTTCTCGTCGTCAGTCTCGACCCGCCACGCTCTTACGACGAGCTGATCACCAACCTGTTCGGATTCATTCCGTTTGGGCTCAGCTTCATCGCGCTGTTCTACATCTGGGTCGCTCACACGATCCTTTTCCGGCGATACCCGCTCAAGGACAAGCCGTCGATCTTCATCAACGGAATCCTCCTCTTCACAGTCCTCTTCTACGTCCAGCCGCTGCGATTCCTCGCGACATCGTTCGTCTCACTCTTCACGCGCCGCGCCGGCTCGGCAGTCACGTCGTGGGATCAGCTCGCGAACCTCTTCATCATCTACGCGGTCGGGTGGATACTCATCTTCCTCCTTTTCGCATGGCTCTACCAGCGCGCAAACGCCACCCGTGACTCGCTCCGCCTCACTCCGCTCGAGGCATACGACGCCGTCACCTGGAGCCGCCACTACCTCGGTTTTGTCGCCGCTGGTGTCGTCTCCATACTCATCGCACTGAGTGGCGTCGGGCTCCAATTCGGCCTGCCGGGAATCTCCTACGCCACGATCGGCCTGTTTGTCTGGTACAACCAGAGAACACGCGGGCCGGGACGTGTGGCGCTGGCCGAGACGATCGCGGCGCATCCTCAGCTTGCCGACACGCAAGGCATATCGCGCGCAGCCGTTCGAGAGCTGCTCAAATGA
- the metH gene encoding methionine synthase gives MARPQVDSPYLRELEKRVLIYDGAMGTSIQRFNLTPDDFGGKSLEGCNDNLVLTRPDVIQAIHESFLAVGVDVVETCTFQSTPRRLAEWGLGDKVREINIAAAQIARAAADKYSTPDKPKFVAASMGPTGMLPSSSDPALGNITFDELARNFHDQAQYLIEGGVDLLLIETSQDILEVKAAVAGIEQLFKELGRRIPLQAQVTLDVSGRMLLGTDIASAMTTLESLGVDVIGLNCSTGPEHMREPIRYLSENATLPLSVIPNAGLPLNTGVGEAVYPLEPEPMAAALAEFVKDFGVRIVGGCCGTTPEHLDAVVKAVHAVEAARPRPRHVPRVSSAMRAITLHQDPPPLLVGERVNSQGSRKVKRLLLADDYEGILEVARDQVDSGAHVLDVCVALTERADEAEQMSSVVKLLSMSVETPLVIDSTEANVIQAALEHIPGRGIVNSINMENGRVRIDAVVPLVKTHGAAVIALTIDEIGMAKTRERKLEVARKIYSIVVDEYGLAPEDLIYDALTFTLATGDEEWIESAKETIEGIRLIKRDLPGVSTILGVSNVSFGLTLEARSVLNSVFLHHCVAAGLDAAIVNPAHIRPYAEISAAEREMADDLVFNKRPDALQKFIEYFSNTGGEQTSSSAEKEDPTAGMTPDQRIHWMILHRKKEGIEDHLDAAGVRENPVRVLNEVLLPAMKEVGDKFGAGELILPFVLQSAEVMKKAVKHLEQFLEKAEGYTKGKVVLATVYGDVHDIGKSLVNTILSNNGYTVFDLGKQVPVNTILDKAVEVGADAIGLSALLVSTSKQMPLCVKELDKRGMEIPVLIGGAAINRRFGRRALFVEDERAYDAGVFYCKDAFEGLETMDILQDPKQRNVFVEKNLTDARNDVFLRTTVGKDIAVGDEAGARSDVAANNPVPSPPFWGTRVLRDIPIEEVFELLDLDELYRLQWGARGSGEQYDSTIKNEFEPALARLKADAKANGWIKPAAVYGYFPAQSQGNDVIIYDPAAYSSDGASLREIARFHFPRMVGRERLCLADYIRSVDSGDVDVVPLQIVTVGNEATHHFDKLQGANEYTEAYYSHGLSVESAEAVAEWMHRRIKSELGLDIGKRYSWGYGACPDLDDHATVFKLLPAKEALDMNLTEAMQLIPEQSTAAIIIHHPEAHYFAVRGSAGAAGSAATPAAEDSDSARPPREGGSAAEGEAAETVDGSAALDRASSGEVSLAEARVDT, from the coding sequence ATGGCACGTCCCCAAGTCGATTCACCCTACCTTCGAGAGCTCGAAAAGCGCGTCCTCATCTACGACGGCGCCATGGGGACGAGCATCCAGCGCTTCAACCTCACGCCCGACGACTTCGGCGGGAAATCCCTAGAAGGCTGCAACGACAACCTCGTCCTCACCCGGCCCGACGTCATTCAGGCGATTCACGAGTCATTTCTCGCGGTCGGCGTGGATGTGGTCGAGACCTGCACCTTCCAATCGACACCACGACGGCTCGCCGAATGGGGACTTGGCGACAAAGTCCGCGAGATCAACATCGCCGCCGCTCAGATCGCTCGCGCCGCTGCTGATAAATACTCCACCCCCGACAAACCCAAGTTCGTGGCCGCCTCGATGGGCCCCACGGGCATGCTCCCCTCGAGCTCCGACCCCGCACTCGGCAACATCACCTTCGACGAGCTCGCGCGGAATTTCCACGACCAGGCCCAATACCTTATAGAAGGAGGCGTTGACCTCCTCCTCATCGAGACGTCGCAGGACATCCTCGAGGTAAAAGCCGCCGTCGCCGGCATCGAGCAGCTCTTCAAAGAGCTTGGCCGACGAATCCCGCTCCAGGCCCAAGTCACGCTCGACGTCAGCGGCCGCATGCTCCTCGGCACCGATATCGCCAGCGCCATGACGACTCTCGAGTCGCTCGGCGTCGACGTTATCGGTCTCAATTGCTCCACCGGACCCGAGCACATGCGCGAGCCGATTCGCTATCTCTCCGAGAACGCGACGCTCCCGCTGTCTGTGATTCCCAACGCCGGCCTGCCGCTCAACACGGGCGTCGGCGAAGCTGTGTATCCGCTCGAGCCGGAGCCCATGGCGGCCGCTCTCGCTGAATTCGTGAAAGACTTCGGTGTCCGCATCGTAGGCGGCTGCTGTGGAACCACGCCCGAGCATCTCGATGCGGTCGTGAAAGCGGTGCATGCAGTCGAAGCTGCGCGTCCGCGTCCGCGTCACGTGCCCCGCGTCAGCTCCGCGATGCGCGCGATCACTCTCCACCAAGATCCCCCACCACTTCTGGTCGGCGAGCGCGTCAATTCTCAGGGCTCGCGCAAGGTGAAGCGACTGCTTCTCGCCGACGACTACGAGGGAATCCTCGAGGTCGCTCGCGATCAGGTGGATTCAGGCGCACACGTCCTCGATGTCTGCGTCGCTCTCACCGAACGGGCCGATGAGGCCGAGCAGATGTCGAGTGTCGTCAAGCTGCTCTCGATGTCTGTAGAGACTCCGCTCGTCATCGACTCCACCGAAGCCAACGTCATCCAGGCGGCACTCGAGCACATTCCCGGACGCGGTATCGTCAACTCCATCAACATGGAGAACGGCCGGGTGCGCATTGACGCGGTCGTGCCCCTGGTCAAGACGCACGGCGCGGCTGTTATCGCTCTCACGATCGACGAGATCGGAATGGCCAAGACCCGCGAGCGGAAGCTCGAGGTCGCCAGGAAGATCTATTCTATAGTAGTGGATGAGTACGGTCTCGCTCCCGAAGACCTGATCTACGATGCGCTCACGTTCACGTTGGCGACGGGCGATGAGGAGTGGATCGAGTCCGCGAAAGAGACGATCGAAGGGATTCGTCTCATCAAGCGGGACCTGCCCGGCGTTTCGACCATTCTCGGCGTCTCGAACGTGAGCTTCGGGCTTACGCTCGAGGCCCGCTCGGTGCTCAACTCGGTATTCCTGCATCACTGCGTCGCGGCGGGCCTTGATGCCGCAATCGTCAATCCTGCGCACATCCGGCCGTACGCCGAGATCTCCGCCGCAGAGCGTGAGATGGCCGACGACCTCGTCTTCAACAAGCGTCCGGACGCGCTCCAGAAATTCATCGAATATTTCTCCAACACAGGCGGCGAGCAGACGTCGAGCTCGGCCGAAAAGGAAGATCCGACTGCGGGAATGACGCCGGATCAGCGCATTCACTGGATGATCCTCCACCGCAAGAAGGAAGGAATCGAAGACCACCTCGATGCCGCAGGCGTACGGGAAAATCCGGTGAGAGTTCTCAACGAAGTCCTGCTCCCCGCGATGAAGGAAGTCGGTGACAAGTTTGGCGCCGGCGAGCTCATCCTTCCCTTCGTGCTCCAGTCGGCCGAAGTGATGAAGAAAGCCGTGAAGCATCTCGAGCAATTCCTCGAGAAGGCCGAAGGCTACACCAAGGGGAAGGTCGTCCTCGCGACGGTGTATGGCGACGTCCACGACATCGGCAAGTCACTCGTCAACACTATCCTCTCCAACAACGGCTACACTGTCTTCGACCTCGGCAAACAAGTCCCGGTCAACACGATTCTCGACAAGGCTGTCGAAGTTGGCGCCGACGCCATTGGGCTGAGCGCGTTGCTCGTCTCGACGTCGAAGCAGATGCCCCTCTGCGTGAAGGAGCTCGACAAGCGCGGGATGGAGATTCCCGTTCTGATCGGTGGCGCGGCGATCAATCGGCGATTCGGCCGGCGTGCACTGTTCGTCGAGGACGAGCGTGCGTACGACGCGGGCGTTTTCTACTGCAAGGATGCATTCGAGGGACTGGAGACGATGGACATTCTCCAGGATCCCAAGCAGCGCAATGTGTTCGTCGAGAAAAATCTCACGGACGCGCGCAATGACGTGTTCCTGCGGACGACTGTCGGCAAGGACATCGCTGTTGGCGACGAAGCCGGTGCGCGGAGCGACGTCGCCGCCAACAATCCGGTGCCGAGTCCGCCGTTCTGGGGAACGCGCGTGCTGCGCGACATACCTATAGAAGAGGTGTTCGAGCTGCTCGACCTCGACGAGCTCTACCGCCTTCAGTGGGGCGCGCGCGGATCGGGTGAGCAGTACGACTCGACTATCAAGAACGAGTTCGAGCCCGCGCTCGCCCGACTCAAAGCCGATGCTAAAGCCAACGGGTGGATCAAGCCCGCGGCAGTCTACGGATACTTCCCGGCGCAGTCGCAGGGGAACGACGTCATCATTTACGATCCCGCCGCGTATTCCAGCGACGGTGCGTCGCTCCGCGAGATCGCCCGCTTCCATTTCCCGCGGATGGTCGGGCGCGAGCGGCTGTGCCTCGCCGACTATATTCGGTCGGTCGATTCAGGAGATGTGGATGTCGTCCCGCTCCAGATCGTCACCGTCGGGAACGAAGCGACCCATCATTTCGACAAGCTCCAGGGCGCGAACGAGTACACGGAGGCTTACTATTCCCACGGGCTCTCCGTCGAGTCGGCCGAGGCGGTGGCGGAGTGGATGCATCGGCGGATAAAATCGGAGCTTGGGCTCGACATAGGGAAGCGGTACTCGTGGGGCTATGGGGCGTGTCCGGATCTGGACGATCATGCAACGGTGTTCAAGCTTCTGCCTGCCAAGGAGGCGTTAGATATGAATCTAACTGAAGCGATGCAGTTAATACCCGAGCAAAGCACCGCGGCCATCATCATTCACCACCCGGAAGCGCATTATTTCGCAGTGCGGGGGTCGGCGGGCGCGGCGGGCTCGGCGGCAACCCCCGCAGCTGAAGATTCGGACTCCGCTCGGCCGCCTCGCGAGGGCGGGAGTGCTGCTGAGGGGGAAGCCGCCGAGACTGTTGATGGCTCCGCTGCCCTCGATCGTGCATCAAGCGGGGAGGTTTCTCTCGCCGAGGCTCGGGTGGACACTTGA